A genomic window from Triticum urartu cultivar G1812 unplaced genomic scaffold, Tu2.1 TuUngrouped_contig_6874, whole genome shotgun sequence includes:
- the LOC125531198 gene encoding probable glutathione S-transferase GSTU6, translating into MAGEGDIKLLGMVVSPFVVRVRMALHMKGVSYEYIEQDLFNKSELLLRSNPVNKKVPVLIHGGKPICESLVIVQYADEVWSGKGASILPADPHERAVARFWAAYVDDKLFPAYIGIMKAATEEARAEKAKEALVGLANLEEAFAQCSKGKPFFAGDSVGYLDLAVGCNLFWLEAIRKMFGVTFFDVGKTPLLAAWAERFAGTEMAREVVPDADSAVVFAKKLQARFGSNTSAK; encoded by the exons ATGGCAGGAGAAGGAGACATCAAGCTGCTCGGCATGGTGGTGAGCCCATTCGTGGTCCGTGTGCGAATGGCACTGCACATGAAGGGCGTGAGCTATGAGTACATCGAGCAGGACCTCTTCAACAAGAGCGAGCTCCTCCTCAGGTCCAACCCGGTGAACAAGAAGGTGCCGGTGCTCATCCACGGCGGCAAGCCCATCTGCGAGTCGCTCGTCATCGTGCAGTACGCCGACGAGGTGTGGAGCGGCAAGGGCGCCTCCATCCTCCCCGCCGACCCGCACGAGCGCGCAGTCGCTCGCTTTTGGGCCGCCTATGTCGACGACAAG CTGTTCCCTGCTTACATCGGCATCATGAAAGCGGCGACGGAGGAAGCAAGAGCGGAGAAGGCCAAGGAGGCGCTTGTGGGGTTAGCGAACCTGGAAGAGGCCTTCGCCCAGTGCTCAAAAGGGAAGCCTTTCTTCGCCGGCGACTCCGTCGGGTACCTCGACCTCGCCGTCGGATGCAACCTGTTCTGGCTCGAGGCGATACGCAAGATGTTTGGGGTGACGTTCTTTGACGTGGGCAAGACCCCGCTCCTGGCCGCGTGGGCGGAGCGGTTCGCGGGAACCGAGATGGCGAGGGAGGTGGTGCCGGACGCCGACAGTGCCGTGGTGTTTGCCAAGAAGCTTCAGGCTCGGTTTGGCTCTAACACGTCTGCCAAGTAG